Proteins found in one Misgurnus anguillicaudatus chromosome 3, ASM2758022v2, whole genome shotgun sequence genomic segment:
- the creb1a gene encoding cyclic AMP-responsive element-binding protein 1a translates to MIIKISTIAESDDSQESVDSVIDSQKRRELLSRRPSYRKILNDLSSDASAVPQIEEEKSEEDSTPAITTVTVPTPIYQTSSGQYTVEILGKCLLMTCL, encoded by the exons ATGATAATCAAG ATTTCTACCATTGCTGAAAGTGATGATTCTCAAGAGTCAGTAGACAGTGTGATAGATTCCCAAAAAAGGAGAGAGCTCCTGTCTAGACGGCCCTCATACAG AAAGATCCTGAATGACCTTTCATCAGATGCTTCAGCAGTCCCACAGATAGAAGAGGAAAAATCAGAGGAGGATTCGACCCCAGCCATAACAACTGTTACAGTGCCAACACCAATCTACCAAACAAGTAGTGGACAGTACA CTGTTGAAATTCTGGGAAAATGCCTGTTAATGACCTGCTTATGA